The following coding sequences lie in one Phalacrocorax aristotelis chromosome 4, bGulAri2.1, whole genome shotgun sequence genomic window:
- the LYAR gene encoding cell growth-regulating nucleolar protein — MVVFTCNACGESVKKAQVEKHVNICRNCQCLSCMDCGKDFWGDDYKEHVKCVSEDQKYGGKDFEAKTNKGDAKQQEWIQKIHEVMKKPNISPKVRNILEQMRVFDNIPRKKVKFQNWMKNSLRITDSTLQGQVWDIFSEATRNISSEKEDDKPQQKEERQSAETGEKTMGEENGITDDKIERKKNKRERKEERQKNTKKEKKDLKLENQSEVKKSKKSKKRKQSLANEFEINGNGHQREMEEETNVKKRKHKHVEEEPHITTKRMKTENISEDMETQNTNGNEENVGTDKGKFNWKGTIKAVLKQAPDNEISIKKLRKKVIAQYYAVAGEHHKSEEDILVLFNKKVNNNPKFKVLKDKVKLLK; from the exons ATGGTAGTTTTCACATGCAACGCATGTGGAGAATCTGTGAAGAAAGCACAAGTCGAAAAACATGTGAACATCTGCAGAAACTGCCAGTGCCTTTCTTGCATGGACTGTGGCAAGGATTTCTG GGGTGACGATTATAAGGAACACGTGAAGTGCGTAAGTGAAGACCAGAAATACGGTGGCAAAGATTTTGAAGCCAAAACTAACAAAGGAGACGCTAAGCAACAGGAGTGGATTCAG aaaaTTCATGAAGTTATGAAGAAGCCAAACATAAGCCCTAAAGTGCGGAACATTCTGGAGCAAATGCGTGTCTTTGATAATattccaagaaaaaaagtaaagtttcAG aaCTGGATGAAGAACAGTTTGAGAATTACTGACAGCACTTTGCAAGGCCAGGTGTGGGATATCTTCTCTGAAGCAACCAGAAAC ATTTCAAGTGAAAAAGAAGACGACAAACCAcaacagaaggaagagaggCAGTCTGcagaaactggggaaaaaacaatgggagaagaaaatgggATTACAGATGATAAAattgagaggaaaaagaataagagAGAACgaaaagaagagagacaaaagaacacaaaaaaggagaaaaaagactTGAAATTAGAAAACCAGTCTGAAgtaaaaaagagtaaaaagtccaaaaaaagaaagcagagcttgGCGAACgaatttgaaataaatggaaacgGCCATCAGCgtgaaatggaagaggaaacaaATGTAAAGAAACGCAAACACAAACATGTGGAAG AGGAACCTCATATCACAACAAAgagaatgaaaactgaaaacatttcagaagacaTGGAAACACAAAACACCAATGGCAACGAAGAAAACGTGGGAACAGATAAAG GTAAATTCAACTGGAAGGGAACCATCAAAGCTGTTCTGAAACAGGCTCCAGACAAtgaaatttcaattaaaaaactaagaaaaaag GTTATAGCTCAGTATTACGCAGTAGCTGGTGAACATCACAAATCAGAAGAGGATATTCTAGTCCTGTTTAATAAGAAAGTGAATAACAATCCCAAATTTAAGGTTTTAAAGGACAAAGTTAAACTCCTGAAATAA